CGGCTGGCTGGCGGGGCTGAAGCCGCAGGCCCTGCTCGCCGCCGCGCTGAACGGCCTAATCGGCAGGTCGGGGATCGACCCGTCCGCCGTAGGCCAGGTCTTCGCCGGATGCGTCACCCAGGCGGGCGAGCAGGGCGGGCACGTGGGCCGGCACACCTGGCTCTACGCCGGCCTGCCGTACCAGACGGGCGTGACCACGATCGACGCGCAGTGCGGCTCCTCCCAGCAGGCCGTCCACCTGGTCGCGGCCCTCATCCAGGCGGGCGTCATCGACGTCGGCGTCGCCTGCGGCGTCGAGGTGATGAGCCGCGCGCCGCTGGGCAGCAACGTGCTCCCGGCCAGCCCCCGGCCCGACGACTGGGCCATCGACCTGCCCGACCAGTTCACCGCCGCCGAGCGGATCGCCCAGCGGCGCGGGCTGACCCGCGAGCGGCTCGACCGGTTCGGCGCCCGGTCCCAGCGACTGGCCGCCGAGGCGTGGGCACAGGGCCGGTTCGACCGGGAGATCGTCAAGGTCACCGCCCCCGTCCTCGGCGAGGACGGGCAGCCGACCGGTGAGAGCCGGACCGTGGACACCGACCAGGGACTGCGCGAGACGACCGTCGAGGGGCTGGCCAGGCTCAAGCCGGTGATGGGCGACGGCGGCCTGCACACCGCGGGCACCGCCTCCCAGATCTCCGACGGCGCGGCGGCCGTGCTGCTGATGAGCGAGGAGGCCGCCGCCCGGCACGGCCTGCGCCCCCGGGCCCGCATCCTCGCCCAGGCGCTCGTCGGCGCCGAGCCGTACTACCACCTGGACGGACCGGTGGACGCGACGGCCAGGGTCC
Above is a genomic segment from Streptosporangium album containing:
- a CDS encoding steroid 3-ketoacyl-CoA thiolase; its protein translation is MGAVIVEAVRTPIGRRNGWLAGLKPQALLAAALNGLIGRSGIDPSAVGQVFAGCVTQAGEQGGHVGRHTWLYAGLPYQTGVTTIDAQCGSSQQAVHLVAALIQAGVIDVGVACGVEVMSRAPLGSNVLPASPRPDDWAIDLPDQFTAAERIAQRRGLTRERLDRFGARSQRLAAEAWAQGRFDREIVKVTAPVLGEDGQPTGESRTVDTDQGLRETTVEGLARLKPVMGDGGLHTAGTASQISDGAAAVLLMSEEAAARHGLRPRARILAQALVGAEPYYHLDGPVDATARVLSAAGMTVSDIDRFEVNEAFASVVLSWASVHGPDMDRVNTGGGAIALGHPVGATGSRLITTALHELERSDSSTALVTMCAGGALATATVLERL